A single window of Halobacillus naozhouensis DNA harbors:
- a CDS encoding bile acid:sodium symporter family protein: protein MKTLEKISSFVGSTFAIWVLLFAVLSFVFPSGFTWIVPYIVPLLGIIMFGMGLTLSKHDFQEVFRRPKDVAIGVGAQFTIMPLLAFLLVTILPVSPEVAVGVILVGCCPGGTSSNVMTYLSKGDTALSVSITSVSTLLAPLLTPALVLLFASQWLPVSAGALFMSIVKIVLFPILLGLGVKALLGNKVQTGVKALPLVSVTAIVAIVAAVISDSQSQIAETGMTIFAIVVLHNVLGYLIGYSIGKLFKMPAAKQRAVSIEVGMQNSGLGASLASVHFSPLAAVPSAIFSVWHNISGPIIATIFRKQQEKNEKDTSQDEDSISSVS from the coding sequence ATGAAAACATTAGAAAAAATCAGCAGTTTTGTAGGAAGTACATTTGCCATATGGGTATTATTATTTGCGGTCTTATCCTTCGTTTTTCCTTCAGGTTTTACGTGGATCGTCCCTTACATCGTGCCCTTATTAGGAATTATCATGTTTGGAATGGGGCTGACATTATCTAAACATGATTTTCAAGAAGTATTTCGCCGACCAAAAGATGTGGCGATTGGCGTAGGTGCACAATTTACCATTATGCCTTTGCTCGCTTTCTTACTCGTTACGATCCTGCCCGTATCGCCTGAGGTGGCGGTTGGGGTTATTTTAGTAGGGTGCTGTCCTGGCGGAACGTCATCAAACGTTATGACATATTTATCAAAAGGCGATACAGCCTTGTCTGTATCCATCACATCGGTGTCTACCTTGCTTGCCCCTCTTCTCACCCCTGCGCTCGTATTGTTGTTTGCCAGTCAGTGGCTTCCCGTCTCAGCAGGGGCGTTGTTTATGTCCATCGTCAAAATTGTTCTGTTTCCAATTCTACTGGGACTTGGGGTAAAGGCATTATTAGGGAACAAAGTCCAGACTGGCGTGAAAGCCCTGCCTCTCGTTTCGGTTACTGCTATTGTTGCGATTGTGGCGGCTGTTATTAGTGACAGTCAAAGTCAAATAGCTGAGACAGGGATGACCATATTCGCGATCGTTGTGCTCCACAATGTGCTCGGTTATCTCATTGGCTACAGTATCGGCAAATTATTTAAAATGCCTGCTGCAAAACAGCGCGCAGTTTCTATTGAAGTGGGGATGCAGAACTCCGGGCTCGGAGCTTCCCTGGCTTCTGTCCACTTCAGCCCTTTAGCGGCTGTTCCGAGTGCGATCTTCAGTGTGTGGCATAATATATCCGGTCCTATCATTGCTACGATTTTTAGAAAACAACAGGAAAAAAATGAGAAAGATACCAGTCAGGATGAGGATTCTATCTCTTCCGTTTCATAG
- a CDS encoding dicarboxylate/amino acid:cation symporter — protein MKLTAKILIGLALGAVVGLILHFFAPDLFDTLDAYVFSPLGTIFLNLIKMLVVPIVFFSITLGVASLGDPKKLGRIGTKTVAFFLVTTTIAISIAIGLAYLFEPGNSGIDTSGAEYESQQAPSVVETFTGIIPTNPIQAMAEGNMLQIIAFSIFIGFALTMLGKKVDGVTKVIEQGNEIMMFLVNLIMRFAPYGAFGLLASAIGQMGLDGAKAMAAYMLVVLLALFIHAFVVYGGAVSLIGKMNPIRFFKGFFPAATVGFSTSSSSSTLPISMKTAQENLGVPKSISGFVQPLGATINMDGTAIMQGVATIFIAQVYGSDLAFSQLIMVVVTAVLASIGTAGVPGVGLIMLAMVLNQVQLPVEGIALIIGIDRLLDMTRTAINITGDAACAVVVTETEKKHGLPEEPVETDISHVSN, from the coding sequence ATGAAATTAACAGCCAAGATTTTAATCGGACTTGCTCTAGGTGCTGTCGTCGGTCTAATTTTGCATTTTTTTGCACCGGACTTATTTGATACTTTAGATGCTTATGTATTCAGTCCACTTGGTACAATCTTTCTAAACTTAATTAAAATGTTAGTTGTGCCAATCGTGTTTTTCTCTATCACTCTCGGTGTCGCCTCTTTAGGAGATCCGAAGAAACTAGGAAGAATAGGGACGAAAACAGTTGCCTTTTTCCTGGTAACCACAACAATTGCTATTTCCATTGCAATTGGATTAGCCTACCTGTTCGAGCCTGGGAACTCAGGGATTGACACGTCTGGAGCCGAATACGAAAGTCAGCAGGCACCGTCAGTTGTCGAAACATTCACAGGTATTATTCCTACTAACCCTATCCAGGCAATGGCAGAAGGGAATATGCTGCAAATTATTGCCTTCTCCATTTTTATTGGGTTTGCGCTAACAATGCTTGGCAAAAAGGTGGATGGTGTAACGAAGGTTATTGAACAAGGTAATGAAATTATGATGTTTCTTGTTAACCTAATTATGCGATTCGCTCCATACGGTGCCTTCGGTTTACTAGCTTCGGCCATTGGTCAAATGGGACTAGATGGTGCCAAAGCGATGGCCGCCTATATGTTAGTCGTCTTACTCGCATTATTTATCCATGCATTTGTTGTGTATGGTGGAGCTGTTTCCTTAATCGGTAAAATGAATCCGATCCGTTTCTTCAAAGGCTTCTTCCCTGCAGCAACGGTTGGATTTAGTACGTCAAGCAGTAGCTCCACACTGCCAATTTCGATGAAAACAGCCCAGGAAAACTTAGGTGTTCCGAAATCAATCAGCGGTTTTGTTCAACCGTTAGGGGCCACTATTAACATGGATGGGACTGCCATCATGCAAGGGGTAGCCACTATCTTTATTGCTCAAGTGTATGGAAGTGATTTGGCGTTCTCGCAACTGATTATGGTTGTAGTCACCGCCGTACTCGCTAGTATCGGGACAGCAGGAGTCCCAGGTGTGGGACTGATCATGCTGGCCATGGTTCTTAACCAGGTACAACTGCCAGTTGAAGGTATTGCATTAATTATCGGGATTGACCGCCTTCTTGACATGACTCGTACAGCGATCAACATTACAGGTGATGCAGCTTGTGCCGTTGTCGTAACGGAAACAGAGAAAAAACACGGTCTGCCAGAAGAGCCCGTGGAAACAGACATTAGTCACGTAAGCAACTAG
- a CDS encoding HIT family protein, with product MNNDCPFCQIGLDPEQQIIFENKTCYFIQKPSEQEILEGSGLVIPKTHTQTVFELSAEQWRDSQDLLKKAKDYLDHFHSPDGYSVGWNTGEVGGQSIPHAHLHVIPRYKDEPYAGKGIRYWIKQPSNSRQLSKEMRSQ from the coding sequence ATGAATAACGATTGTCCATTTTGTCAGATTGGTCTTGATCCAGAACAACAGATTATTTTTGAAAATAAAACCTGTTATTTTATCCAAAAACCTTCTGAGCAGGAAATTCTGGAGGGAAGCGGACTGGTTATTCCGAAGACACATACCCAAACAGTGTTTGAATTGTCAGCGGAACAGTGGAGGGATTCGCAGGATTTGTTGAAAAAAGCAAAGGATTATCTGGACCACTTCCATTCTCCAGACGGGTACAGTGTCGGATGGAACACTGGGGAGGTAGGCGGTCAGTCGATCCCTCATGCCCATTTACACGTAATTCCTAGATATAAGGATGAACCATATGCGGGCAAGGGAATCCGGTACTGGATTAAACAACCCAGTAATTCACGCCAGTTATCTAAAGAGATGAGATCGCAATGA
- a CDS encoding GNAT family N-acetyltransferase yields the protein MERNSQFQEYLHHKIMEYNEDFSLHHSLTRRRNSAQPINMIVTNIDNKWVGGMSAELYSSWLEIIDLWFSRSFRGIGIGTELLHKAESMARKRGAEYSMLTTFDYQAKSFYEAKGYKVVGELKDHPPGLSFYTLTKSL from the coding sequence ATGGAGCGAAACAGTCAGTTTCAGGAGTACCTTCATCATAAGATTATGGAGTACAACGAGGATTTTTCTTTGCATCATAGTCTTACTAGACGCCGAAACTCAGCCCAGCCAATCAATATGATCGTAACAAATATAGACAACAAATGGGTAGGAGGAATGTCTGCGGAACTATATTCAAGCTGGCTTGAAATCATAGATTTGTGGTTTAGCAGGTCATTTCGAGGAATAGGTATTGGAACAGAGTTACTTCATAAGGCAGAGTCTATGGCTAGAAAAAGAGGAGCTGAATACTCTATGTTAACTACATTCGATTATCAAGCGAAATCTTTTTATGAAGCAAAGGGGTACAAAGTTGTTGGTGAATTAAAGGACCATCCCCCTGGGTTAAGTTTTTACACGTTGACTAAAAGTCTTTAA
- a CDS encoding NUDIX hydrolase, producing the protein MGYVEDLRRIVGHRPLILVGAVVMIENRNGEILLQQRKFPKDVWGLPGGLMELGESTEEAAKREVFEETQLQVHDLELMDVYSGADFFVEAQNGDEYFTVTTAYATSSYTGFLRADPEESTQCSFVDPKVLPVNMVGSHRLMIEEYVKKKHQMN; encoded by the coding sequence ATGGGGTATGTAGAAGATTTAAGACGAATTGTTGGACACCGGCCGCTCATTTTGGTGGGGGCTGTTGTGATGATTGAAAATCGTAATGGTGAAATTCTTCTTCAACAGAGGAAATTCCCTAAAGACGTTTGGGGACTTCCGGGAGGTCTAATGGAACTTGGAGAATCTACGGAGGAAGCAGCGAAAAGGGAAGTGTTTGAGGAAACTCAGCTTCAGGTTCATGACTTAGAGTTAATGGATGTATATTCGGGGGCAGATTTTTTCGTTGAGGCGCAAAATGGGGACGAGTACTTTACGGTAACTACGGCTTATGCAACTTCTTCCTATACAGGCTTCTTAAGGGCTGATCCTGAGGAATCCACACAGTGTTCTTTCGTTGACCCTAAGGTTCTGCCAGTAAATATGGTAGGAAGTCATCGACTAATGATTGAGGAATACGTAAAGAAAAAACATCAAATGAATTAA
- a CDS encoding Lrp/AsnC family transcriptional regulator — translation MKIDDTDKRILELLIEDGRQSYADIGKTLGLSRVAVRSRVNQLIEHGVIERFTAVVNSEKVGKKVSAFFEVDCEPRSLVEVAENLANNPYVASCYQMTGPSTLHMHVLVKDFKELESFINNELYALEGITRVESHTLLRRFKSRSGLKL, via the coding sequence ATGAAAATTGATGATACAGACAAAAGGATCCTTGAGTTGTTAATTGAAGACGGCCGGCAGTCTTATGCCGATATAGGAAAAACTCTCGGGCTCTCACGCGTAGCCGTCCGTTCGAGAGTAAATCAGCTGATTGAGCATGGGGTGATTGAAAGGTTTACAGCGGTTGTGAACAGTGAAAAGGTGGGGAAAAAAGTTTCTGCCTTTTTCGAAGTGGATTGTGAGCCTCGTTCACTAGTGGAAGTGGCTGAGAATTTAGCAAATAACCCTTACGTGGCCAGTTGTTATCAAATGACCGGACCCAGCACCCTTCATATGCATGTGTTAGTCAAAGACTTTAAAGAATTGGAGTCGTTTATTAATAATGAGCTCTATGCACTTGAGGGGATTACGAGAGTTGAAAGCCATACATTGCTGCGCCGGTTTAAAAGCAGAAGCGGCTTAAAATTATAA